From Manihot esculenta cultivar AM560-2 chromosome 18, M.esculenta_v8, whole genome shotgun sequence:
AtctccatcatcatcatcagatTTTTCTTCTactcaaatttatttttgaatatgaatattttttttatgtaaaaataaaaataaaaattataattttgtatatgattgtaaatttaattatgatATGTATCGAGAATTtaagtataataatttttattctaaaatttaatgagtaataaaaatttattaactaatttttaaatttgtaaaaaattaataaattaatatttgtatataagatattaaaaagtaaagttttttaaaaattaaaatcgccCATAAATTgtacaattaaataaaaaaaatttttaatttatttttaatataaacttatctctaaaaaataattaaaaatatttatttatttaaaaaaataatattttaattcttgaaatatttcaaccatcttataattttttttaattatttaataattttaattattttattttatatattataataatatataaaactatgagtattaatattattttatgtttaggtttttttaatttttttaatatttaataaaatttaatatttttataataaataaaatttaaaaattaataaaatttatatttttaaatttaatataaaaaataatgaagagCCACAAATCTGCATGCATGCAGAGCCATGGACCTCCATGCCGAACACTCTTCTTTTGCAGGTCCACATGGAGAGCCACGCGTTTTCTTTTAATGTACCCGTGAGGCGTGTTCGGCATGTGAACCCCTATAGTTCGACATCATGATGTCGAATTAGCGTGTTCAACAGTCGTTGACACACAGAATTCAAacatatttttgaattttacgtgaatttataattatttttttattatgcattaatttaaaaaatttctgaaAACAAGGCATGAAAAGATACCCATGTGGTGCTTTTTTTCTTTCGGGTGGCAACTTATGATCATATAAATGTCATCTCAATGAAGCTGACCTCTTGGGATCCAGATAACTCAAGCAACAAATTTGTCCGGTGAGATCCTGCTCCGACATTTTGAAGGATATATGGGAGCTCCAATTCACAAAGTGCCTCTCGCACAATTCTGGCATACTATTACGAGGGAGAAAACACATTATGTCCACAGAAAATTACGAAGGTAGACGAAGAAAAAAATATACACATTACTCTATGTAGcaagaaaattttctttctttcaaataACATGACTTAATCTTCTTTGTGTATCtaatacttaaaacattttgGCCATGCTACAgcttaaaaatttcatttataaaaacaaCTTTGCAATTGCAAACTATGCAAATGTCAAGTTATTATAGATCTTTCAGTTTAGTCTGCACcgtaaagaaaaaattaaaattaaggacAGAGAAAAGCCAGCACACTTTCTACCCTCAGAGGAATACTCACAAAGATATAGTGGTTCTGCAATAATTTCTTTCTCGTTTTCATATGTGGAAAGCATTTTGTTTTAACCTCAAATAATTGTTTCTTTAGACAGAATATGAAATGAGTCTTACTATCCATAAAAGGATTTGAAGTTGTTACTTATAGCAGACAAAATGCAAGTAATCTTTTGTCAGGTTTTAGACCGTCTcatttttgttataaaaaaacaaaatccaAAGAAGGAATTTTTGGTAAATCAGAAAATTTTCTGAAAATATGGACCCAAAAGTCCCaagctttttttttctctctctcttgaaCTCAGTAGCGAGTAGAAGAGAAACTAGTTTTTTAGTAAATTATGTTTAATTCTATTACACAGATCTGCAATATAAAAGAAAGCAATTTCATGCCTGATTGTTCTCAAACGAGAAAAGTTCCAACTTCTCCGATGGTGGATCTGGTCTGGCCCTTTCCCACTTGGTCATTCCTCTTCCTGCTCGAAGAATTGTTGGCACCCATCCTGTGAACAATGTGCTGGACAGAGAGTAAGGGAGAATGAAGGAGAGATCGATATTAGTCAAAAGAAATAGAAAACAGAGTTTTGTCCAATTAGATTAATGTAAAGGTTTAACACCTCTCCAAAAGCCCCATTGAGGGGCTTCTCCCTTTACCATATTGCTGAAATAGATACTTCACAATGTCACCTATCAAAAAGAGTAGGAAAAGGGGGGGTGTTATAGAGATAGGCCCTCAAAAAAAGTGATGATGTAAAGATGATGACTACATACTTTACAAAAAGAATCAACCTTCTCAATGAGACCATGACTGCTTGACCACTTATGAGTAAATTTGAACAAAATGCAAATTCATGGATTAACAGGACTTTTATATTGAATACACATAAAACCAAATTAACAGATCTTAAATAGGGTTAGTGAGAAATTTCTGAAATAATTTCTCAGCAGTCATAATCAAGAAAGCTCGCATGGTTGATCGACGATTAGAAAAAACAGAGATCAAGAAAGACATTGCTTAAAATAGTAATAATCATAATATTTTTCCTTCCAATTTCAAGTTGataattaaaaatcattaataagGCTAGAAAATCATCTTAAGGAATTTGGGTTTTGGTTCAATTTTTGGAATTGGATTATGtaataaacaaattaattatttacaaaaataaagtTAAGAGTAAATATGAGGATTAGGAATCTGGGGCAATTGAATTGGAGAGTTGGTGAGAGTAAAAATGGtgatttaaaaggaaaaatccATGAAGGAAAAGAAAGCGAAGATGCATCCAAGGAAAATCTCAAGGGCAATAGTGATAAGCAATTCTCAATTTGTGTAGTGACTCTGAAATCAGTTTGGTTGGTGGTGGTGGTCGCAGTGGAGATGGAGAAAATATTTGGTGGTTTTGAACAGCGTTAATGGTTAATGATAGATTAAAAATGACGTCATTGCAAGTTTGTCCGCGTGGCCAAAGATTGGGTAAGAAAATTGACTTTTTAACCCTTTTTCTGTTTTacatatatctattaaaatactTTAGGAGGTTATTTATCCCCTAAATTATTTAGGGGTTTAATTGGATATGGACCTATAGTTTAGGGGCTAAATAGTACCTTATGCctattttttatgagttttgatcAATTGTAATAGAAAGGCAATATAGCCAGCTatcctaaattaaaaaaaaacggtTACCTATGTCACAACTCATAAGAGAATAACGAGTACTGCTAAGTATACTAACTCACTACCGCAACACTATGTTGCATTTACTACAGTTCTCCCATAACAGCGTTCTACACTTCATTAAGCTTGTCAATTAATTGATTGGCATTGAAGCAAAAGGTATGAAAGTTGGAGTAGCAGATGCACATTATTCAAGTACACAATGACCATTGTAATTCATTTTGCAAAGAAAATCTAACATCCGCATATCCAGCAGTGATTCTAACACTAACAGGaaattgtaaagaaaaataaacatatgAACAAAATAGGGTCTAAAGACTTGTACATCACTCACCACTTTCATACATTGAAATACCGGTGTTTGGGTCAACTAGAAATGGAAACCTGCATGGCAACTTTGTAACTAACAAAATTTACAGAAAAGAGAAGCAATGAAATAGAGCAAGGTACAATAGTGGATGCTTGAATGAACCCAAGTTACCAGGAAATAAAGAAACAATCACAACCAAAGGTATCTGTGCACTATCTTGCATGCAATATTTTATGgcatattatttactttttatgcTCCACAAGATGAAGCTATAAGCATGATAAAGGATCGAATATCTTGGATCTTCAATCTGACACAAAATTGCATGATATCTTATCACAATCACACTGAAGGAATTACATACTGCTCTTTGCCACCAAAATTTCTGACCATTTCCCTATGTCTTACAGAGCCCTTTGGACAAGGATACACCTGCACAAATGTTGAAAGGACAACATGAGGAAAACAAAGCAGCAACATAAAATTCAGTTTTTAAAACAGGCATGACAACCTGAGTCCTCTAACCCACAATTTGCATGCTACATGCTCTATGTTCCAAATactgaaaagaaaatatatctATATAATGAACTGTGCTGCCAGAGAAGTATCTCAGCAGAGAAAATTAGACGAAACCCTTTCAACATTACATTATACAGTGGCATAGGAACTTTCTTCCACACATCCATcaaaataaagattttttttatcttaataTAGCTAGTATTCTCTGTAACAAATATTCCTATTATAATTATACAAGCCAAAATTATCTAAGAATATACAAGTACTTGTACAACTAAGAAGATGCTCAGTAAGGCATATGCGCTTTTCTCTCAGAAGAGAGACAAAAGTGTGACCTGAAAATTAATTGGAAAACAAGACAACAATTAACAGTTTCCAAAACCTAGTTAAGGATAATGAACCAAGAATGACTTCAACAAATAAAGGTGAAAGCTGTAGCAATTGCTCATTGTTTGTGATATTGGAGACCAACCTggctgataaattaattaagaggTTTCACACAAGAGTTTGCATTCCATTTAAAGTTACAAACCTGTGCTGGTTTTGAATTCCTAACCCAAGCAGACTGATGCCAGGTAATAATTATGTTTTGGTGTCATTCAATTTTTCCTCTAGCTTCAACTTGGAGATGAAAAGGTATTAAATTTGTTCTTTTTAGTAGTGTTAAGAAACTGCAGCTGAGAACCCTTCTTAATCAAGGGAGGAAATGTTATATGAGCCAAAAGAAAGCACAGGAATCGGGGATAAATAGACAGCTCAATTAACTCTGCCCAAAAATGGTATAAACCTGAGGTGAACAAAGATTTTATTCTTTCTATAAACTGTTTGCTTACCTCAGCTGAAAGATCTAGCTCAGTCAGTGCCTCTCGGACCCTCCTGCAAAAGGGGCATGTTTCTGTTGGAAAAGAATATTACGAAAGCTTTAACTTGAAAATTCCCATCCTAAAAGAACAAAAATGCTTATACAAGATAATGAAATAACACCATTGACAACTATACGAATAGTATAAATTTTAGTCGGAAGCATATTAATCCAGAGGGGGAACAATCTAGCAAATAACTAGGTAGACATGATCCATCTCATCTAAATGGCAAGCTGAGACGGTGATCACAATATGAGTTGGATAAGCTAAAATCACATAACAATGCTATGAAGTGTGTCAGTACTGAAATTGAGTCCAGAGAAAAGGATTCAATCATtgaaaagtaagaaaaagaGATGATAGAAGAAGAGTACAAGAGAGAATCATAGAAAATTAGAGATTAGACAGAAGCAGAGAGTTCTCTATTGTCAATTCAATGAATAATTCTCTGTTACATTTGTCTTTTATAACAAACTTTTGAATTCCAGCTAGCGTGCatagaaaacataaaagtaTAAGTTATAACTAATACAATTATGTATTTATCTGTCCCTTCTCTTCTTCTGTACTTAACAAAGTGGTACAAGAAGCATCTCCTACTTTGCTCCAGCAATATTTTACATTCCATCTAAATAAAGGGCTTAATGTTCAATTTCACCTCTATACTTTTGGGTGGATGTTCTGTCTAGCCTATTTCAACTTTTTGTCCAAAATAAGCTAGAAGTTTCAATTTAAGCTCAATTAGctcaaaaattaagaaaatcaaGAAATGAGCTTCTTGATTTTGGGCTAAATCAAGAAATCAAGAAATTTAGCCCAtagatttgatttttgattAAATTGAGCTTAAATTGAAACTTCTGGgctaatttaaacgaaaagttGAAAAAGGATTAAATTGAACATCTCTACTAAGTACAGAGGTGCAATTGAACATTTAGTcctaaataaaactttaaacttttggATTCCATACTTTACCACCTCCAATTAATAGGTTTAAAGTAAATTGATGGTCAAATGAGCATAACATTACTAAATGAAACAGAATgttcataaaaataaatcttCCTTTTGATTCTGAAACTTCAGATTTAGACTCTACATAAGCAGGGCTCATTGcagcattttcataaaacaaatGGCCTGCATGTGGTTTTTCATTTGATTAAACTCCCCTTATGTTAAACCATGTTGTGTATCAGGAGATTCAACACTGCATCCATACGGTTTAacaacatcattacataatgATGATAATGCTGATTTTTTTTCAGTTCATTGATCACATTTAAGGTTGCATTTTATAGGCTTGAGGGAGGAACCAGTTGTTTTATAGGTTATTTCCCAGCCATCCCGAACATGAATTTCCTTTTtccatttttgttttttaacCAGTGAATTCCATCTAGTACACAAATGTGCAAGAATTTGTCTAAAATGCTGTGACACAAATACTTCTACTGAAcattgatatttaaaaatatggtTGAGCTTGAGCCCCGCAATCTAATGATCatgaaataaagaagaaaaataaagccCTTTCTGAATGTGATGAAGAGTATGGAGAGATTATATCAATGGAATGTTGAATATACAGTTGGAAGGAAGTTTACCAAATTCAAAGAGCTGTAAATGCTTAAAAGAATCTGAAGTTGTCTCTGATTTGTCAAAACTCTCCAATAGTGATCTTGATCCCCATGGAAGTCGTGCAAAGGTAGACAATGAAGATGTTGCTGCCTACTATTACATTTGGCATCTGGGTTAGCTAGAAGataaattatgaataaattCAAGCCTTTCTAAAAGCAGCAAGAATATATTTGCAAGATTGGGAACAAGCATATGTCATTTTGCTAAGATATAAAGATTTAgaagattttattttatcaatagtTTGAACCAATTCATAAATTTTAGTTTCTATTACATCTTTCAATCACTATATTTTTCATTCATCTTCATTTCACACACTTCTAGAAAGAAGATTAGCCAAAAAATCAATAAGACCCTAAACTATAGCAAGTCTGCCGTCAAGGCCTTTCTATTGCATTGAATTTTAACTGCAAACCTCTAGTTGAAATCCCAAGGGTGTTGAAAAGGAGAGCATTTGCTGGCACTTGGTAGGAATAACATTTCAGGGCCTCGAAGGGGAATCCTAAATTATTTGAGCAAATAGGGGAAAAGATGAAGGAAATAAGAAGAGTTCAAGGTTGATGAAGACTACTATCAGTGGCAGGAAAGTAAAGAAATTTGAAATCAACAAACTGAGATGTTTGttgattatgataaaaatgcAGAGCTCTAAGGATTTAAAAGTTAATTGAGCTGGGAGAGGAGTTGCAATATCATAGAAAATCAGAGAGATGCTCAATTTCAGGTAATGCAAGGAGGATGGACTACATATGTAAAAGGCAATCATTAAACATGGAGTTAATGATTCATTTATAGATCTCTCCTTTGAAGTATTTGATATTAGAACTTTTCGTTTGAGGTTGTTCCCCTGCAAAGCGTACTACTACTGATTGGCTTTAACTATTATGGAATCAGAAGGTAGTAGACTTGGAACTAAAAGTAACGAGAGCAccaaaaaaaggaaaactcTTGTTGTATGAACTGCCTACATGGtaacaattaaatattaaatggaGAAAAGGTTGCCCACAAAGGAATTACCTCCAAAACATAATTCCGTTCTTGAGAAGGATCTCCTCCCTGCGAAATGATAATCACACACTGGTAAGATGAAGCATAAGACCACCACAAAAAACAAAATTGTGAAAACAAATGGCATTTGCAGCAAATGCAACATGTCCTCCAAATAAGAGTATAAAAGGATATAAGATCAAACTAAATCGAAAATATATATGATATATAGAATGAAATCCTTCATCTGGAGAGGAGTAAAACAAGCAAGGCAGTCCTTTTATTACATATTGGTTTAAGTGATGAtgctaaataaaaataagtcaaACAAAGATATTATATCTAGTACTCCAGAAGACATGGTGCTGCaaattttttctctcttttttttaatgtttagtttTTTAAGTATGCATTGGCCCATCattcatttatatattttgaaacaAACAGGAACTTAGAGTCATCTTTCCATCAACCAGTCCTTTTCCTGGTGTAAGCAAGAGTTGTTACACCTAAAATGCAAAGCACCAGAGAGAAGGCATTTTTGCCCTTAGAACAAAGCACATTGACTGAAACTAGGTTAGGCACAAGTTACACCCgcttttcataaaacataatatGTAAAAGAAAGGGGCTACTCTTTTCTTACTCTTAATTTTATCTTCTTCAACTAGTATTATTGTCcacttattgaaaaaaaaaattggggcACATATTCAGCTTACCTATTTCTTTCTCATGGTAAAGCAAGCAAGATATATCCTGTGCACTTAACAAAAAATGGTGAAATTGCACTCCTCTTATTTTCAGAAGACAAATTTCATAAAGACTAAGATAGTAACTAAAATGTCAAAAGGGTACTAAAACATTACAGAGTTACCCCACAAATGTGCATGCTTTTGCTGCATCATCCCTAAGTTGAAATTTCCAAATAAAAACTGTACCTTTCACTGTGGATTATCAGATTACGAATAAAAAACAAACGATAGTTTCTTAAGGCGCTACTCTACAGAAGATTGATCATGAAAGTTCCATTTAAAGATGAACATGAACCAGCAGAGTGGAAACACAATTCAAATTCAACGACCAACATTGCATATTCCTAGTTTAAATCCATTGTAACATACAAAACAGAGTTTCAACACAAGCTGCTACACATTTCACATTAGAAACAAAAAAGTACTATCTTAGGAAGGAGATGGACACTTACAGAGAATAGCTTGAGCAACGGACAAAGAACAGACAAGAAACTAGTTGCAGTTGACGATGAACTACTACCATCAGTGGAAGGTGCAAGAGTTTCCCGGGGAAGTTGTTGCTTAGAATTTGTATCAGATTTCGCGAGAAATCTAATTCTGAGAGAAACCCAGTTTCCATTTCTACATGATTTCTGCGAGAATGGTGAGCATTTGATTGTAGAAACTGGAAATGAAGTGGACGGGAATGGGAAATTGTTGTCTGGAGTTGAATTGGATGGATGGAAGGAGAATGAAGCACCCTTCAAAGCTAACAACGACATGCTGAGCGCCAGAGTGTGATTAATCTTTGGATCGCTTGAATTCGtgaatttaattagaaaatatagCGCCCACGTTTGTCGTATGTTTGCTTGATATTGCTGATGCGACAGCGGAGAAAAATATCTTCttaaatttacaattattttttttcgtaatttagttattaaatataaaataataatttttaaatttattttttcaataatatatataaaacgactttatttaaaaaaattattattaaatttctcaatttttaaaaaatttaccaatttatttttatctcaaaattatctaattaaaatattaatatattttataaaaattaaactcttattttaaaaaaaattgttaattaatttattttaattttaataaaaaaattacataatataaatatttaaaattatataaattaattataacatatataattagattatataaatttaatagtataaataatttaaaataactaatttttttaagaaaaataaaagtgttaaattttataaaatatatggctgttttaatttaatgattttaaaatatagatgAATTAactaatttcataaaaatttaaaaatataataataatttattctttcactaaaattttttatataaaaaaataaaaatttaaaattcaa
This genomic window contains:
- the LOC110607003 gene encoding uncharacterized protein LOC110607003 isoform X1, which codes for MSLLALKGASFSFHPSNSTPDNNFPFPSTSFPVSTIKCSPFSQKSCRNGNWVSLRIRFLAKSDTNSKQQLPRETLAPSTDGSSSSSTATSFLSVLCPLLKLFSGGDPSQERNYVLEAATSSLSTFARLPWGSRSLLESFDKSETTSDSFKHLQLFEFETCPFCRRVREALTELDLSAEVYPCPKGSVRHREMVRNFGGKEQFPFLVDPNTGISMYESGDIVKYLFQQYGKGRSPSMGLLESTLFTGWVPTILRAGRGMTKWERARPDPPSEKLELFSFENNQYARIVREALCELELPYILQNVGAGSHRTNLLLELSGSQEVPFLVDPNTGARIGSYKNILAYLFTTYSAAAI
- the LOC110607003 gene encoding uncharacterized protein LOC110607003 isoform X2, encoding METGFLSELDFSRNLIQILSNNFPGKLLHLPLMVVVHRQLQLVSCLFFVRCSSYSLTCCICCKCHLFSQFCFLWWSYASSYQCVIIISQGGDPSQERNYVLEAATSSLSTFARLPWGSRSLLESFDKSETTSDSFKHLQLFEFETCPFCRRVREALTELDLSAEVYPCPKGSVRHREMVRNFGGKEQFPFLVDPNTGISMYESGDIVKYLFQQYGKGRSPSMGLLESTLFTGWVPTILRAGRGMTKWERARPDPPSEKLELFSFENNQYARIVREALCELELPYILQNVGAGSHRTNLLLELSGSQEVPFLVDPNTGARIGSYKNILAYLFTTYSAAAI